A genomic window from Triticum urartu cultivar G1812 chromosome 7, Tu2.1, whole genome shotgun sequence includes:
- the LOC125520282 gene encoding putative phospholipid-transporting ATPase 9, with protein MARVRRRLEKLKLSTLYSFALCAKGSTEDHSKIGTTGFSRVVYVNDPDRHEEEGFRYPRNEVSTTKYSLVTFVPKSLFEQFRRVANFYFLVSGILTLTPLAPYSAVSALLPLSVVITATMLKEGVEDWRRKQQDIELNNRIVKVHRGNGSFEETKWKYIKIGDVIKVEKDNFFPADLILLSSNYPDGICYVETMNLDGETNLKIKQALEVTSDLQEDGDFTNLRQIIKCEDPNANLYSFVGTMDYKGMQHPLSPHQLLLRDSKLRNTDYIYGAVIFTGHDTKVMQNATEPPSKRSKIEKKMDNIIYLLLCSLLGIALLGSVFFGIWTKADLRNGETKRWYLRPDDSTVFYDPKRAPLASFCHLLTALMLYNYFIPISLYISIEMVKILQAVFINQDIDMYDEESDKPTHARTSNLNEELGQVDTILSDKTGTLTCNMMEFIKCSIAGTAYGQSVTEVEKAMALRKGVPLGDEIEAGGHKEKQIEESPHVKGFNLKDPRIMDGNWIHEPNKDVIRDFFRLLAICHTCIPEVDETDKVSYEAESPDEAAFVIAARELGFEFYKRTQTSIFIRERDPSQNVADYQYRKYELLNVLEFSSSRRRMSVIVKEPEPEGRILLFSKGADSVMFTRLAPDGRKFEEETKRHINEYSDSGLRTLVLAYRVLDEKEYENFAEKFRTAKISGSADRDEQIGEAADSIERDLILLGATAVEDKLQKGVPECIDKLAQAGIKIWVLTGDKMETAINIGFACSLLRQGMAQIIIALEAPDIIALEKNGDKDSIAKASKQSVMGQIEDGIKQVPTLGQSSTESFALIIDGKSLTYALEDDVKFKFLDLAVKCASVICCRSSPKQKALVTRLVKHSDKVTLAIGDGANDVGMLQEADIGVGISGVEGMQAVMASDIAIAQFRFLERLLLVHGHWCYRRISVMICYFFYKNVTFGVTIFLYEAFASFSGKPAYNDWFLSLYNVFFTSLPVIALGVFDQDVSSRLCLQYPELYQEGVQNVLFSWRRILGWMFNGVVNAILIFFFCTTALKDQAFRQDGQVAGLDALGATMYTCVVWVVNCQMALSVNYFTIIQHIFIWGSIAVWYIFLMVYGSIDPKYSKTAYMVFIEQLAPALSYWLVTLFVVTATLVPYFCYAAIQIRFFPMFHNKIQWKRYLGKAEDPEVARQLSSRHRTSSHPRMVGISARRDGKAMQVKKGTDVEVEG; from the exons ATGGCACGGGTAAGGAGGAGGCTGGAGaagctgaagctgagtacattgtaCAGCTTCGCGCTCTGCGCCAAGGGCTCCACCGAAGATCACTCCAAGATCGGCACGACGGGGTTCTCCCGAGTCGTCTACGTCAATGATCCAGACAGGCATGAAGAGGAGGGCTTCAGATACCCAAGAAATGAGGTGTCCACTACCAAGTACTCGTTGGTCACCTTCGTGCCCAAGTCCCTCTTTGAGCAGTTCCGGAGGGTGGCCAACTTCTACTTCCTCGTCTCGGGGATCCTCACGCTGACCCCGCTTGCGCCCTACTCAGCGGTAAGCGCACTACTGCCATTGTCGGTCGTGATTACGGCCACCATGCTGAAAGAAGGGGTTGAGGATTGGAGGAGGAAACAACAG GACATTGAGCTCAACAATCGAATAGTAAAAGTACATAGAGGGAATGGCAGTTTTGAAGAGACAAAATGGAAGTATATCAAAATTGGAGATGTGATAAAGGTGGAGAAGGATAATTTCTTTCCTGCTGACTTGATTCTACTTTCATCTAACTATCCGGATGGGATCTGCTATGTAGAGACTATGAACCTTGATGGTGAAACAAATTTGAAAATTAAACAAGCTCTTGAGGTGACATCGGATTTACAAGAGGATGGTGATTTCACAAACCTTAGACAAATAATCAAATGCGAAGATCCGAATGCGAATCTTTATTCTTTTGTTGGTACTATGGATTATAAAGGCATGCAGCATCCTCTGTCACCCCACCAACTCCTTCTTCGGGACTCAAAGCTGCGGAACACTGATTACATATATGGGGCTGTCATCTTCACAGGTCATGATACAAAAGTGATGCAAAATGCAACTGAGCCGCCATCTAAAAGAAGCAAGATTGAGAAGAAAATGGATAACATCATTTACCTGCTGCTGTGTTCTTTACTTGGAATTGCTTTACTTGGTTCAGTCTTTTTTGGTATATGGACAAAAGCTGATTTAAGGAATGGTGAGACAAAACGGTGGTATCTTCGCCCAGATGATTCGACCGTCTTCTATGACCCGAAACGAGCACCTCTGGCATCCTTTTGTCATCTGTTGACAGCCTTAATGTTGTACAACTACTTTATCCCAATTTCTTTGTACATATCCATTGAGATGGTCAAGATCTTACAGGCTGTATTCATCAACCAGGACATTGACATGTATGATGAAGAATCAGATAAGCCAACTCATGCTCGAACCTCAAATCTAAACGAAGAACTAGGTCAAGTTGACACAATTCTCTCTGATAAGACTGGAACCTTGACCTGCAACATGATGGAGTTTATCAAGTGTTCGATTGCTGGCACTGCATATGGTCAGTCTGTCACAGAAGTTGAGAAAGCTATGGCCCTGAGGAAAGGGGTGCCGCTAGGTGACGAGATAGAAGCTGGAGGGCACAAGGAGAAACAAATCGAGGAGAGTCCTCATGTCAAAGGTTTTAATTTGAAGGATCCACGTATAATGGATGGAAATTGGATACATGAACCTAATAAAGATGTCATCAGGGATTTTTTCCGTCTGCTAGCCATCTGTCATACATGCATACCTGAAGTAGATGAAACTGATAAAGTTTCATACGAAGCTGAGTCCCCTGATGAAGCTGCATTTGTTATCGCAGCAAGAGAATTAGGGTTTGAGTTTTACAAGAGGACACAGACAAGTATATTTATTCGTGAACGCGATCCTAGCCAGAATGTTGCAGATTATCAGTATAG AAAATACGAGCTCCTAAATGTCCTGGAATTCAGTAGCTCAAGAAGACGGATGTCTGTAATAGTGAAGGAACCAGAGCCAGAGGGGAGGATATTACTGTTTAGCAAGGGCGCTGATAG TGTGATGTTCACAAGGCTTGCACCAGATGGAAGAAAATTTGAGGAAGAGACTAAAAGGCACATAAACGAGTATTCTGATTCTGGTCTACGAACGTTGGTACTTGCATACCGCGTCTTGGATGAGAAAGAGTACGAGAACTTCGCTGAAAAATTCAGGACTGCCAAAATATCTGGAAGTGCTGACAGAGATGAACAAATTGGGGAGGCTGCTGATAGCATTGAGCGGGACTTGATTCTTCTTGGTGCTACTGCTGTTGAAGACAAGCTCCAGAAAGGG GTACCAGAATGCATTGACAAGCTTGCACAAGCAGGAATTAAGATATGGGTGTTGACGGGTGACAAAATGGAGACAGCTATCAATATTGG CTTTGCATGTAGCCTACTTAGACAAGGAATGGCACAGATAATCATCGCCCTGGAAGCACCTGACATCATTGCATTGGAGAAAAACGGAGACAAAGATTCCATTGCCAAG GCATCAAAGCAAAGTGTTATGGGTCAGATAGAGGATGGAATAAAACAAGTCCCAACCTTGGGTCAGTCCAGCACGGAATCTTTTGCGCTGATAATTGATGGTAAATCATTAACTTATGCTTTGGAAGATGATGTCAAGTTTAAGTTCTTGGATCTTGCTGTCAAGTGTGCATCAGTCATATGTTGTCGATCTTCACCGAAGCAGAAGGCATTG GTTACAAGGCTTGTTAAACATTCAGATAAAGTTACCTTAGCAATTGGTGATGGGGCAAATGATGTTGGCATGCTTCAGGAAGCTGACATAGGGGTTGGAATTAGTGGTGTTGAAGGGATGCAG GCTGTCATGGCAAGTGATATTGCCATCGCCCAGTTCCGCTTCCTGGAACGGTTGCTTTTGGTGCATGGACATTGGTGTTACCGACGTATTTCAGTGATG ATATGCTATTTCTTCTACAAGAATGTGACTTTTGGAGTCACCATCTTTCTGTATGAAGCGTTTGCATCCTTTTCAGGGAAGCCAGCTTATAATGATTGGTTCTTGTCACTGTATAATGTATTTTTCACCTCCCTACCTGTCATTGCGTTGGGCGTATTTGATCAGGATGTTTCTTCCCGTCTGTGTTTACAG TATCCGGAGCTATACCAAGAAGGTGTGCAGAATGTATTATTCAGCTGGCGTCGGATACTTGGCTGGATGTTTAATGGTGTCGTGAATGCCATCTTAATATTTTTCTTCTGCACTACCGCCCTGAAGGACCAAGCATTTCGCCAGGATGGCCAAGTTGCGGGCTTGGATGCCCTAGGTGCTACCATGTACACTTGTGTCGTATGGGTCGTCAACTGCCAAATGGCCCTCTCGGTGAACTACTTCACCATAATCCAACACATATTCATATGGGGTAGCATTGCTGTGTGGTACATCTTCCTCATGGTTTATGGTTCTATAGACCCGAAGTACTCCAAAACAGCCTACATGGTCTTCATTGAACAGTTGGCCCCAGCGCTATCATATTGGTTGGTGACACTTTTCGTGGTGACGGCCACACTCGTCCCGTACTTCTGCTATGCCGCAATTCAGATCCGTTTCTTTCCAATGTTCCATAACAAGATTCAGTGGAAAAGGTACTTGGGGAAGGCCGAAGACCCAGAGGTGGCAAGGCAGCTATCGTCACGGCACCGGACATCGTCGCACCCAAGGATGGTTGGGATCTCTGCTCGTCGCGACGGCAAGGCCATGCAAGTTAAAAAGGGAACCGACGTAGAGGTTGAAGGATGA
- the LOC125520283 gene encoding uncharacterized protein LOC125520283, with product MALSSTNKFRKQVTLSPMPFLALHPCPPRPVQAQQVLATAPPTPPPYLCAAMATAPPAIPLPDYQVSGAAAAHQRGSVGPFVGVLAAVLLLTAMSCFFGRVCAAHAQGPDEWYDCARLAGRRRCWWWRAPRRPVRPAEEEVKPPPAMPLPEP from the coding sequence ATGGCACTATCCTCTACAAATAAATTTCGAAAGCAGGTGACGCTTTCGCCCATGCCATTCCTTGCACTCCACCCATGCCCCCCTCGCCCCGTCCAAGCCCAACAAGTGCTCGCCACTGCTCCACCAACACCGCCGCCGTACCTCTGTGCAGCAATGGCGACGGCCCCGCCGGCGATCCCGTTGCCGGACTACCAGGTGTCCGGGGCGGCCGCGGCCCACCAGCGGGGCTCCGTCGGCCCGTTCGTCGGGGTGCTCGCGGCGGTGCTGCTGCTCACCGCCATGTCATGCTTCTTCGGCCGGGTGTGCGCGGCGCACGCGCAGGGGCCTGACGAGTGGTACGACTGCGCGAGGCTCGCCGGCCGCCGGAGATGCTGGTGGTGGCGGGCGCCTCGGCGGCCGGTCAGGCCGGCCGAGGAGGAGGTCAAGCCGCCGCCGGCGATGCCGTTGCCTGAGCCGTGA
- the LOC125521463 gene encoding sulfofructose kinase: MMLTLLHIPPLPINPPSSPPPRRRRCPPPMAAFASAPQQSKPLVLGCGAVSVDYLATVASFPNPDDKIRSLALKVEGGGNAGNALTGAARLGLSPRIISKASNDALGKSILKELQDDGVDTSYMTIADGGNSPFTYIIVDSQTKTRTCIHTPGYPPMKPEELTKENLFAALHGVEMVYFDVRLHETALLVAEEASQRKIPILVDAEKKREGLDDLLNFASYVVCSANFPQAWTGASSTPVALVHMLLRLPNLKFVIVTRGEKGCLMLERSMTDASETEETDVEDLLESLEQKVDLSSSMAKCVASKSNLRISADGVGSMSGRLLMGTAEAIPSEELIDTTGAGDAFIGAVLYGLCTGMPVEKMLPFAAQVAACGCRALGARTGLPHLTDPRLSL, translated from the exons atgatGCTGACGCTGCTGCACATCCCTCCACTTCCGATCAATCCTccttcctctcctcctccccgccGGCGCCGCTGCCCACCTCCCATGGCCGCCTTCGCGTCCGCCCCCCAGCAGTCCAAGCCCCTCGTGCTCGGCTGCGGCGCCGTCTCCGTGGACTACCTCGCCACCGTCGCCTCTTTCCCCAACCCGGACGACAAGATCCGCAGCCTCGCGCTCAAGGTCGAGGGAGGTGGCAACGCCGGCAACGCCCTCACCGGAGCCGCTCGCCTCGGCCTCAGCCCAAGGATTATATCCAAG GCGTCCAATGATGCACTGGGAAAAAGCATTCTCAAGGAGCTGCAAGACGACGGAGTAGACACTTCCTATATGACG ATAGCAGACGGGGGGAATTCACCCTTCACCTATATAATCGTTGATAGCCAGAC GAAAACTCGTACTTGCATACACACTCCTGGTTATCCCCCAATGAAGCCAGAGGAGCTCACAAAGGAAAACTTGTTTGCTGCTTTACATGGCGTAGAAATGGTGTATTTTGATGTTAGATTGCACGAGACTGCTTTGCTTGTTGCAGAAGAG GCAAGCCAAAGAAAAATTCCTATTTTGGTCGACGCAGAGAAAAAGAGGGAGGGATTGGATGACCTTCTGAATTTTGCATCATATGTTGTATGCTCTGCAAATTTTCCTCAG GCCTGGACAGGAGCCTCATCGACACCAGTTGCTTTGGTACACATGCTTCTAAGGTTACCTAATCTCAAGTTCGTTATTGTAACCCGGGGAGAAAAAGGTTGCTTAATGCTTGAAAGAAGTATGACAG ATGCTTCTGAGACTGAGGAAACCGATGTAGAGGATCTGCTAGAATCTTTAGAGCAGAAAGTCGATTTGAGTTCTAGCATGGCAAAATGTGTTGCTTCcaag TCAAATTTGAGAATAAGTGCAGATGGGGTTGGCTCGATGAGTGGCAGGTTACTTATGGGTACAGCTGAAGCTATACCATCTGAAGAGCTCATAGATACAACTGGTGCAGGTGATGCATTCATTGGAGCGGTTCTATATG GTTTATGCACCGGCATGCCAGTTGAGAAGATGCTGCCTTTTGCAGCACAAGTG GCTGCTTGCGGCTGCAGAGCTTTGGGGGCCAGGACTGGTCTTCCTCATCTAACGGACCCGCGCCTGTCTCTCTAG
- the LOC125522650 gene encoding myosin-10 isoform X1: MEAEAAALSQLQLQLLALVSELRLTRERERAAREELHASSERWKAAEEERRREARELRAELAARDEALQRLESRVKCLENENELLERNEKDLKENIERLLQSREAFMRQYEDSACSLQWTIQMRDKQITVISEKLNSHLALFNSVGKEVAAVKQVLGDVECLVGEKENVVSDLKCKVQRISVLEKDFVEKLSFLGDKITSYQLELRNRARIIYGLKEQLDAEKLKNNFHPQLEELKKSLLVKDEIIERLISDKQEMLVELHNMETALQKFQDIFSRLGHEEMKSSLPVSESQDCKVDSIPGSQVDLPNEDRMIPIIDETANANVECKSEIDTGSNQVQSPPSLKHYALPCSEPVTANVEKSECPPESEDIEMGNSSPEQQTHSANPDPEVENQS, translated from the exons atggaggcggaggcggcggcgctatCGCAACTGCAGCTGCAGCTCCTTGCCCTCGTCTCCGAGCTCCGGCTCACCCGC GAGCGGGAGCGGGCCGCGCGGGAGGAGCTCCACGCGTCCAGCGAG AGGTGgaaggcggcggaggaggagcgcagGAGGGAGGCTCGGGAGCTGCGGGCGGAGTTGGCGGCGCGGGACGAAGCGCTGCAAAGGCTCGAGTCCAGG GTGAAGTGCCTTGAAAATGAAAATGAGCTGCTGGAAAGAAACGAAAAGGATTTGAAAGAAAACATAGAGAGACTGCTTCAATCAAGGGAGGCATTCATGAGACAGTACGAG GACTCTGCTTGTTCTCTGCAATGGACCATCCAGATGAGGGATAAACAGATTACCGTAATTTCAGAAAAGCTGAATTCCCATCTGGCTTTGTTTAATTCAGTAGGAAAGGAAGTTGCTGCGGTAAAACAAGTACTAGGTGACGTGGAATGCCTAGTTGGTGAGAAGGAAAATGTAG TCTCTGATTTGAAGTGTAAGGTCCAAAGGATTTCTGTACTCGAGAAAGATTTTGTTG AGAAACTTAGTTTCTTGGGAGATAAAATTACTAGTTACCAGCTCGAACTTCGAAATAGGGCGAGGATCATATATGgattgaaggagcaacttgacgCTGAGAAGCTTAAAAACAATTTTCATCCCCAGCTAGAAGAA CTTAAGAAATCTCTGCTGGTGAAGGATGAAATTATCGAGAGGTTGATTTCAGATAAGCAG GAAATGCTTGTGGAGCTTCACAACATGGAAACTGCTCTACAGAAATTTCAAGACATATTCAGCAGGCTTGGGCATGAG GAAATGAAAAGTTCTCTGCCAGTTTCTGAAAGTCAGGATTGTAAAGTAGATAGCATTCCAGGTAGTCAAGTTGATCTTCCTAATGAGGATAGGATGATACCCATAATTGATGAAACAG CAAATGCAAATGTAGAATGTAAGTCGGAAATTGACACTGGCAGCAATCAAGTACAGAGCCCACCGTCCCTTAAG CATTATGCCTTGCCATGTTCAGAACCTGTAACTGCAAATGTTGAAAAATCTGAGTGCCCTCCTGAATCCGAAGACATTGAGATG GGCAATTCATCTCCCGAACAGCAAACACATTCTGCGAATCCAGACCCTGAGGTAGAAAATCAGTCCTGA
- the LOC125522650 gene encoding myosin-10 isoform X3: protein MEAEAAALSQLQLQLLALVSELRLTRERERAAREELHASSERWKAAEEERRREARELRAELAARDEALQRLESRVKCLENENELLERNEKDLKENIERLLQSREAFMRQYEDSACSLQWTIQMRDKQITVISEKLNSHLALFNSVGKEVAAVKQVLGDVECLVGEKENVVSDLKCKVQRISVLEKDFVEKLSFLGDKITSYQLELRNRARIIYGLKEQLDAEKLKNNFHPQLEELKKSLLVKDEIIERLISDKQEMLVELHNMETALQKFQDIFSRLGHEEMKSSLPVSESQDCKVDSIPGSQVDLPNEDRMIPIIDETANANVECKSEIDTGSNQVQSPPSLKGNSSPEQQTHSANPDPEVENQS from the exons atggaggcggaggcggcggcgctatCGCAACTGCAGCTGCAGCTCCTTGCCCTCGTCTCCGAGCTCCGGCTCACCCGC GAGCGGGAGCGGGCCGCGCGGGAGGAGCTCCACGCGTCCAGCGAG AGGTGgaaggcggcggaggaggagcgcagGAGGGAGGCTCGGGAGCTGCGGGCGGAGTTGGCGGCGCGGGACGAAGCGCTGCAAAGGCTCGAGTCCAGG GTGAAGTGCCTTGAAAATGAAAATGAGCTGCTGGAAAGAAACGAAAAGGATTTGAAAGAAAACATAGAGAGACTGCTTCAATCAAGGGAGGCATTCATGAGACAGTACGAG GACTCTGCTTGTTCTCTGCAATGGACCATCCAGATGAGGGATAAACAGATTACCGTAATTTCAGAAAAGCTGAATTCCCATCTGGCTTTGTTTAATTCAGTAGGAAAGGAAGTTGCTGCGGTAAAACAAGTACTAGGTGACGTGGAATGCCTAGTTGGTGAGAAGGAAAATGTAG TCTCTGATTTGAAGTGTAAGGTCCAAAGGATTTCTGTACTCGAGAAAGATTTTGTTG AGAAACTTAGTTTCTTGGGAGATAAAATTACTAGTTACCAGCTCGAACTTCGAAATAGGGCGAGGATCATATATGgattgaaggagcaacttgacgCTGAGAAGCTTAAAAACAATTTTCATCCCCAGCTAGAAGAA CTTAAGAAATCTCTGCTGGTGAAGGATGAAATTATCGAGAGGTTGATTTCAGATAAGCAG GAAATGCTTGTGGAGCTTCACAACATGGAAACTGCTCTACAGAAATTTCAAGACATATTCAGCAGGCTTGGGCATGAG GAAATGAAAAGTTCTCTGCCAGTTTCTGAAAGTCAGGATTGTAAAGTAGATAGCATTCCAGGTAGTCAAGTTGATCTTCCTAATGAGGATAGGATGATACCCATAATTGATGAAACAG CAAATGCAAATGTAGAATGTAAGTCGGAAATTGACACTGGCAGCAATCAAGTACAGAGCCCACCGTCCCTTAAG GGCAATTCATCTCCCGAACAGCAAACACATTCTGCGAATCCAGACCCTGAGGTAGAAAATCAGTCCTGA
- the LOC125522650 gene encoding myosin-10 isoform X2, whose product MEAEAAALSQLQLQLLALVSELRLTRERERAAREELHASSERWKAAEEERRREARELRAELAARDEALQRLESRVKCLENENELLERNEKDLKENIERLLQSREAFMRQYEDSACSLQWTIQMRDKQITVISEKLNSHLALFNSVGKEVAAVKQVLGDVECLVGEKENVVSDLKCKVQRISVLEKDFVEKLSFLGDKITSYQLELRNRARIIYGLKEQLDAEKLKNNFHPQLEELKKSLLVKDEIIERLISDKQEMLVELHNMETALQKFQDIFSRLGHEEMKSSLPVSESQDCKVDSIPGSQVDLPNEDRMIPIIDETANANVECKSEIDTGSNQVQSPPSLKHYALPCSEPVTANVEKSECPPESEDIEGNSSPEQQTHSANPDPEVENQS is encoded by the exons atggaggcggaggcggcggcgctatCGCAACTGCAGCTGCAGCTCCTTGCCCTCGTCTCCGAGCTCCGGCTCACCCGC GAGCGGGAGCGGGCCGCGCGGGAGGAGCTCCACGCGTCCAGCGAG AGGTGgaaggcggcggaggaggagcgcagGAGGGAGGCTCGGGAGCTGCGGGCGGAGTTGGCGGCGCGGGACGAAGCGCTGCAAAGGCTCGAGTCCAGG GTGAAGTGCCTTGAAAATGAAAATGAGCTGCTGGAAAGAAACGAAAAGGATTTGAAAGAAAACATAGAGAGACTGCTTCAATCAAGGGAGGCATTCATGAGACAGTACGAG GACTCTGCTTGTTCTCTGCAATGGACCATCCAGATGAGGGATAAACAGATTACCGTAATTTCAGAAAAGCTGAATTCCCATCTGGCTTTGTTTAATTCAGTAGGAAAGGAAGTTGCTGCGGTAAAACAAGTACTAGGTGACGTGGAATGCCTAGTTGGTGAGAAGGAAAATGTAG TCTCTGATTTGAAGTGTAAGGTCCAAAGGATTTCTGTACTCGAGAAAGATTTTGTTG AGAAACTTAGTTTCTTGGGAGATAAAATTACTAGTTACCAGCTCGAACTTCGAAATAGGGCGAGGATCATATATGgattgaaggagcaacttgacgCTGAGAAGCTTAAAAACAATTTTCATCCCCAGCTAGAAGAA CTTAAGAAATCTCTGCTGGTGAAGGATGAAATTATCGAGAGGTTGATTTCAGATAAGCAG GAAATGCTTGTGGAGCTTCACAACATGGAAACTGCTCTACAGAAATTTCAAGACATATTCAGCAGGCTTGGGCATGAG GAAATGAAAAGTTCTCTGCCAGTTTCTGAAAGTCAGGATTGTAAAGTAGATAGCATTCCAGGTAGTCAAGTTGATCTTCCTAATGAGGATAGGATGATACCCATAATTGATGAAACAG CAAATGCAAATGTAGAATGTAAGTCGGAAATTGACACTGGCAGCAATCAAGTACAGAGCCCACCGTCCCTTAAG CATTATGCCTTGCCATGTTCAGAACCTGTAACTGCAAATGTTGAAAAATCTGAGTGCCCTCCTGAATCCGAAGACATTGAG GGCAATTCATCTCCCGAACAGCAAACACATTCTGCGAATCCAGACCCTGAGGTAGAAAATCAGTCCTGA